One window of Steroidobacteraceae bacterium genomic DNA carries:
- a CDS encoding AMP-binding protein, whose translation MYRVTLKESLFPAQDGEPENLTTIGAMLRRSVAAAPERVALKEIGQDGAVGRVWSYAQLLADSERLARALASRHAQGARIAVYANNIPEWVLLELACALAGVTLVTVNPAYQKRELRYVLEQSRSEAIYYVTGFRGNPMQAIVEAACSDLSSVRHRIRLTDHAGLFAGEHDGRLREPSPRDPVQIQYTSGTTGFPKGAVLHHQGLVQNARDGMARCGVEPGEVVMHNMPMFHTTGCAILAIGGLGAGATLLMPPLFDAEMIVNVIARERAGFILAVPTMLVALIDAAERSSADMTSMRHIMSGGAMVAPELCRRARVVLNAQVQIVYGQTETSPLITQAWHDDSIEDLTGTIGQPMPHTEVSIRDPASNAVVPIGAQGEICCRGYQNMLGYNDNPEATAKAIDSEGWLHTGDLGTMDARGYLKITGRVKEMIIRGGENLFPAEIENALLEHEAIAEVAVVGVPDGKWGEQVACFMRAATGERPDATALKAFIRERLSPQKTPRYWVWVDAWPLTGSGKIQKFRLREQFEAGEFALERKA comes from the coding sequence ATGTATCGAGTCACGCTCAAGGAATCGCTGTTTCCGGCACAGGACGGTGAGCCGGAAAACCTGACGACCATCGGCGCCATGCTGCGCCGATCGGTTGCCGCTGCACCCGAACGGGTTGCACTCAAGGAAATTGGCCAGGATGGCGCAGTTGGGCGCGTCTGGAGTTATGCGCAGTTGCTGGCGGACAGCGAGCGCCTGGCGCGCGCACTGGCATCGCGGCATGCACAGGGCGCACGTATCGCCGTCTATGCCAACAATATTCCGGAATGGGTATTGCTCGAACTCGCCTGTGCCTTGGCCGGCGTCACGCTCGTTACCGTCAATCCTGCCTACCAGAAGCGCGAATTACGCTACGTTCTCGAGCAATCGAGATCGGAAGCCATCTACTACGTCACCGGGTTTCGCGGCAATCCGATGCAGGCCATCGTCGAGGCCGCGTGCAGCGATTTGTCTTCGGTGCGCCATCGTATACGGCTCACCGATCACGCTGGTCTATTTGCAGGCGAGCATGACGGCAGGCTCCGTGAACCCTCCCCGCGCGATCCGGTGCAGATCCAGTACACATCGGGCACCACCGGCTTTCCGAAAGGGGCCGTGTTACATCATCAGGGGCTGGTGCAGAATGCCCGTGACGGTATGGCTCGTTGCGGCGTCGAGCCAGGCGAAGTCGTGATGCACAACATGCCCATGTTTCACACGACCGGCTGCGCGATTCTGGCGATTGGCGGCTTGGGCGCCGGCGCAACGCTGCTGATGCCACCGCTATTCGACGCAGAGATGATCGTGAACGTGATCGCCAGGGAGCGAGCCGGATTCATTCTCGCGGTGCCCACCATGCTCGTCGCACTGATCGACGCGGCGGAACGCAGCAGCGCCGACATGACGTCGATGCGGCACATCATGTCCGGCGGCGCCATGGTTGCGCCGGAATTGTGCCGCCGGGCAAGAGTCGTACTGAATGCACAGGTTCAGATTGTCTATGGCCAGACGGAGACCTCACCTCTCATTACACAAGCCTGGCACGACGACAGCATCGAGGACCTGACAGGCACGATCGGCCAGCCAATGCCTCACACCGAGGTGTCCATACGCGATCCCGCGAGTAACGCCGTGGTACCGATCGGCGCCCAGGGCGAAATCTGCTGTCGAGGTTATCAGAACATGCTGGGCTACAACGACAACCCCGAGGCGACCGCGAAGGCCATCGACAGCGAGGGCTGGTTGCATACCGGTGACCTCGGCACGATGGATGCGCGCGGCTATCTCAAGATCACCGGCCGCGTCAAGGAAATGATCATACGCGGCGGCGAGAATCTCTTTCCGGCGGAAATCGAAAACGCCCTGCTCGAGCACGAGGCGATTGCCGAGGTTGCCGTGGTCGGTGTGCCGGACGGGAAATGGGGCGAGCAGGTCGCCTGCTTCATGCGGGCGGCGACCGGGGAGCGGCCAGACGCAACCGCCCTTAAGGCCTTCATACGCGAACGCCTTTCACCGCAGAAAACGCCGCGATACTGGGTTTGGGTCGATGCCTGGCCGCTCACCGGCTCGGGCAAGATCCAGAAATTCCGGTTGCGCGAGCAATTCGAGGCGGGCGAATTCGCGCTGGAGAGGAAGGCGTAG
- a CDS encoding S9 family peptidase: protein MRMICFGLAVLSATLTSAVAIAGTATQPETAGVENKAPLTLEDLYSPVSLPDAAVSPSGRYLAFINRNEDEDQLFVLDLANGSSAAIIAMSRDKVVQKSDAYIISVYWKSDQRLIFRTRVVPDEDARTFTYTIQQYQKFGDRLFAIDRDGKNLLRLLQDNRDQGLVGTLDLGSIADLLPRDNQHILMIVNGDYGPSLMQVDIATGRGAVIEKPNAKIVSWWLDVDGKPVVQVQVSAGTVTYLRKLDDGNWKPFHKERLREMRERDSDYDAIGPADVAGKYYVLARPPGRDRRGVYLYDLGSESFGEPIIEHSQFDLESAHASADGKGIAWYCYLAHVRVCEFSDPRINAHMRGLRKFFSDRADVSVFDSSTDNKVFLLRVAGPADPPGFYYYQVEQKSIQPLGAFQGATIGKAMPSMQVIDYQARDGLALHGYLTMPPGADGLKNLPLVLFPHGGPEIRDHLAYDQWVQFMAARGYAVFQPNFRGSDGFGRAFSEKGYREWGGKMQDDLIDGLDALARTQRVDPRRVCVVGISYGGYAALMAAALTSERFKCAASVAGPTDLVEFINWRKRNWGDQSEGYKYWLKSIGNPETDTAKLEARSPVNLAADIKIPVLLMHGSEDFVVPVQQSRLMAKALTKAGNATELVEVKLETHPAWSDDNEKLALRTLDEFLRKHLGPGVGQPAGLQ, encoded by the coding sequence ATGCGGATGATTTGCTTCGGTCTCGCGGTGCTCAGCGCCACATTGACATCGGCCGTCGCGATTGCGGGGACGGCCACGCAGCCCGAGACAGCGGGCGTCGAGAACAAGGCGCCGCTGACGCTTGAGGACCTCTATTCTCCAGTGTCGCTCCCCGACGCAGCGGTATCGCCATCGGGTCGTTACCTCGCGTTCATCAACCGCAATGAGGACGAGGATCAGCTGTTCGTCCTGGACCTCGCGAACGGCAGTTCCGCCGCCATCATCGCCATGTCGCGCGACAAGGTGGTCCAGAAGTCCGATGCATATATCATTTCAGTGTATTGGAAGTCGGATCAAAGACTGATATTTCGCACGCGCGTCGTGCCCGATGAAGACGCGCGCACGTTCACCTACACAATTCAGCAATACCAGAAATTCGGCGACCGGCTGTTCGCCATTGATCGTGATGGCAAGAACCTCTTGCGGCTGCTGCAGGATAACCGTGACCAGGGCCTGGTCGGGACACTGGACCTCGGATCGATCGCAGACCTCCTGCCGAGGGATAACCAACACATCCTGATGATCGTCAATGGCGACTATGGCCCCAGCCTGATGCAGGTCGACATTGCCACGGGACGCGGTGCCGTCATCGAGAAACCGAACGCGAAGATTGTCAGCTGGTGGCTCGATGTCGATGGCAAACCCGTTGTGCAGGTACAGGTTTCGGCTGGCACAGTGACCTATCTGCGCAAACTCGACGATGGCAATTGGAAGCCCTTCCACAAGGAGCGATTGCGCGAAATGCGCGAACGCGACTCGGACTATGACGCCATCGGACCCGCGGATGTGGCGGGCAAATACTACGTGCTCGCACGACCACCGGGCCGCGACCGGCGAGGCGTGTACCTCTACGACCTCGGCAGCGAATCATTCGGCGAGCCGATCATCGAGCACAGCCAATTCGACCTGGAATCTGCGCATGCTTCCGCGGATGGCAAGGGTATTGCGTGGTATTGCTACCTGGCGCACGTTCGCGTCTGCGAGTTCTCCGATCCCCGGATCAACGCACATATGCGCGGTTTGCGAAAGTTCTTTTCCGATCGGGCCGACGTCTCTGTCTTCGATTCATCCACGGACAACAAAGTCTTCCTGCTGCGCGTTGCGGGTCCCGCTGACCCGCCGGGCTTCTACTATTATCAGGTCGAGCAGAAGAGTATCCAGCCGCTCGGGGCGTTTCAGGGCGCCACGATCGGCAAGGCCATGCCATCGATGCAGGTGATCGACTACCAGGCGCGTGATGGCCTGGCGTTGCATGGCTATCTGACGATGCCACCCGGTGCGGACGGCCTCAAGAATCTGCCGCTCGTTCTTTTCCCGCATGGCGGACCGGAGATTCGCGATCATCTCGCCTACGATCAATGGGTGCAGTTCATGGCCGCGCGTGGCTATGCCGTCTTCCAACCCAATTTTCGCGGCTCGGATGGATTTGGCCGGGCATTCAGCGAAAAGGGTTATCGCGAGTGGGGCGGCAAAATGCAGGATGATTTGATCGACGGTCTCGATGCACTCGCTCGCACCCAGCGTGTTGACCCCCGGCGCGTCTGTGTCGTCGGCATATCCTACGGCGGCTATGCGGCCTTGATGGCCGCTGCGCTCACTTCCGAGCGGTTCAAGTGCGCGGCTTCCGTCGCTGGCCCAACCGACCTGGTCGAATTCATCAATTGGCGAAAGCGCAATTGGGGCGATCAGTCGGAGGGTTACAAGTACTGGCTGAAGTCGATTGGCAATCCGGAAACCGACACCGCGAAGCTCGAAGCGCGTTCACCCGTGAACCTGGCCGCCGACATCAAGATTCCGGTGCTATTGATGCATGGCAGCGAAGATTTCGTCGTGCCCGTTCAACAATCGCGTCTCATGGCCAAGGCGCTCACCAAGGCCGGCAACGCGACAGAGCTCGTCGAAGTCAAACTCGAGACCCATCCTGCCTGGTCGGACGACAACGAGAAGCTGGCACTCAGGACTCTTGACGAGTTCCTGCGAAAACACCTGGGGCCGGGCGTCGGACAGCCAGCCGGGTTGCAGTAG
- a CDS encoding DUF1330 domain-containing protein: MNPSSGDRPGYLLVQGIVTDPEGFKAYNAALPPIYEKYGGRHIALTPAPKVEVAEGNAEMRSIVLSRFPSKAAAWAFWNSPEYAAAKKLREGKGEFFVAVLEGLPE, encoded by the coding sequence GTGAATCCGTCATCTGGCGATCGTCCCGGATACCTGCTCGTTCAGGGTATCGTGACCGACCCGGAAGGGTTCAAGGCGTACAACGCTGCCCTGCCGCCGATCTACGAGAAATACGGCGGCCGGCACATCGCGCTGACTCCCGCACCAAAGGTCGAAGTCGCGGAGGGCAATGCGGAGATGCGCAGCATCGTGCTGTCGCGCTTCCCATCGAAGGCGGCTGCCTGGGCGTTCTGGAATTCTCCCGAGTACGCTGCGGCGAAGAAATTGCGTGAAGGCAAAGGCGAGTTCTTCGTCGCCGTACTCGAAGGCCTGCCCGAGTAA
- the gstA gene encoding glutathione transferase GstA: MKLYYTPGACSLAPHIALHEIGAKFETEKVDLAKHTTASGADYVKTVTSKGYVPALQLDDGSVLTEVGAILNYLADQKPAAGLAPAAGTMPRYRLLEWLNYISSEVHKSFSPMFAPGATDDMKSLALANVGRRFDWLSGQLKDRKFLLGDQFSVADIYLFTVLGWTKFVNIDLGKWPVLAKYSASIGSRPAVQGALRAEGLMK; encoded by the coding sequence ATGAAGCTCTACTATACGCCCGGTGCCTGTTCACTGGCTCCGCATATCGCATTGCATGAGATCGGCGCGAAGTTCGAAACCGAAAAAGTGGATCTCGCCAAACACACGACGGCGAGCGGCGCGGACTACGTGAAGACGGTCACGTCCAAGGGCTACGTCCCAGCCCTGCAACTCGACGATGGCAGCGTGCTGACGGAAGTTGGTGCCATCCTCAATTACCTGGCTGATCAAAAGCCCGCCGCGGGACTTGCGCCCGCAGCAGGCACCATGCCGCGCTACCGGCTGCTCGAGTGGCTCAATTACATCAGTTCGGAAGTGCACAAGAGCTTCAGCCCGATGTTTGCGCCAGGGGCGACCGATGACATGAAATCACTTGCGCTGGCGAACGTCGGCCGGCGCTTCGACTGGTTGTCGGGGCAGCTCAAGGATCGCAAGTTCCTGCTGGGAGATCAGTTTTCGGTTGCTGACATCTACCTGTTCACCGTGCTCGGCTGGACGAAGTTCGTGAACATCGATCTAGGCAAGTGGCCGGTACTCGCGAAATACAGCGCGTCCATTGGCAGCCGACCCGCCGTGCAGGGCGCGCTGCGCGCCGAAGGGTTGATGAAGTGA
- a CDS encoding M48 family metallopeptidase, whose product MTMKIPCRFAPRAAAYLLSGLMLATLAFTAGAAELTVPAAAEWHKDFDVDKATQAWIDTLPAAARARSDAYFEGGYWLQVWGLLWSLAVAAWWLMGKRAARLRDLIGRHAGGPWRQAAVFAAIFLVVSWVLTLPLDIYQNWYRERQYELATQTFLPWFGEQLLSLAIDVLIGAPVIATIYAAVRRAREHAWVWASGIVTAVIIVLVALSPVFIAPLFNDYKPLEAGPVRDQILSLARANGVPADNVYRFDASRQTTRISANVSGALGTTRISLNDNLLEHTSLPEIRAVMAHEMGHYVLHHGWKTIIGYALVIALLLYLLQRILSRFVARRGARFGIYDRGDIAGLPLAMAILSVLGFLATPVFNNITRVFESEADIFGLNAAGEPEGFASVAMRLSTYRKISPGPIEEVIFYDHPSGHTRVQMAMRWLAEHPPASTR is encoded by the coding sequence ATGACCATGAAGATACCTTGCCGATTTGCGCCGCGAGCCGCAGCCTACCTGCTGTCGGGCTTGATGCTCGCGACGCTGGCGTTTACGGCAGGCGCGGCTGAGCTGACCGTGCCTGCGGCAGCCGAATGGCACAAGGACTTCGATGTCGACAAGGCCACACAGGCCTGGATCGACACGTTACCCGCTGCCGCCCGGGCGCGCTCGGACGCCTACTTCGAAGGCGGCTACTGGCTGCAAGTCTGGGGCCTGCTATGGTCACTGGCGGTCGCCGCCTGGTGGCTCATGGGCAAACGCGCGGCGCGCCTGCGCGATCTGATCGGTCGTCACGCCGGCGGCCCCTGGCGTCAGGCGGCGGTCTTCGCCGCCATCTTTCTGGTCGTGTCCTGGGTGCTCACGCTGCCGCTCGATATCTACCAGAACTGGTACCGTGAACGCCAGTACGAGCTCGCGACACAGACCTTCCTGCCCTGGTTCGGCGAGCAGTTGCTGTCGCTCGCCATCGATGTCCTCATCGGTGCGCCTGTCATCGCCACGATCTATGCGGCCGTGCGACGCGCGCGCGAACACGCCTGGGTCTGGGCGAGCGGTATCGTTACAGCGGTGATAATTGTTCTGGTCGCCCTGTCGCCGGTTTTCATCGCGCCGCTATTCAACGACTACAAGCCGCTTGAAGCCGGCCCGGTGCGTGACCAGATCCTGTCCCTGGCGCGCGCCAATGGCGTGCCGGCGGATAACGTATATCGCTTCGATGCGTCGCGGCAGACAACCCGGATCAGCGCCAACGTATCCGGCGCGCTCGGCACGACGCGCATCAGTCTCAATGACAACCTTCTCGAGCATACCAGCTTGCCGGAAATACGCGCAGTGATGGCCCACGAGATGGGCCATTACGTGCTGCATCATGGCTGGAAGACCATCATAGGCTATGCGCTCGTCATCGCGCTGCTCTTGTATTTGCTGCAGCGGATCCTGAGCCGCTTCGTCGCAAGACGCGGCGCGCGCTTTGGCATCTATGACCGAGGGGACATTGCAGGCTTGCCGCTGGCGATGGCGATCCTGTCGGTGCTGGGTTTCCTGGCGACCCCGGTGTTCAACAACATCACCCGTGTTTTCGAATCGGAGGCAGACATCTTCGGTCTGAATGCGGCCGGCGAACCCGAAGGGTTCGCCAGCGTCGCCATGCGCCTGTCAACCTATCGCAAGATCAGTCCAGGTCCGATTGAAGAGGTTATCTTCTACGATCACCCGAGTGGACATACCCGCGTCCAGATGGCGATGCGCTGGTTGGCCGAGCATCCACCCGCCAGTACGCGCTAG
- a CDS encoding autotransporter outer membrane beta-barrel domain-containing protein, whose amino-acid sequence MPAKPSVLVAALTGCATVLPQAFAANAEFQNFFFDVCQSPTGQLAARCGETPAGLGNLSGDSESSLNPSQNIGHSRPALSSAQSRSKAVREKGEKLRDGGPLSNGDDTTAVAGPLSVLVNIHASWFERDSKDNASERNFDGDSRALEIGLDYRRSDRLVMGALVGYEKSDYAFAAEAPGVNFVPAASAGSADGKQRYLTVFGTWRISDRFYMELSAGSERGDSDFARNPVFQESTRSLPQFDVRVAGSASIRTNWASINAGFDQQRGAVSFGPYAGVTLSRTRIGSYEETDLNGSGLNMAFDASSRNSLLAHAGMRIGYSASSRLGVVLPQLRLEYQQELKADAGRATARFVQDGAATNYSFNGQQGDRNALNAGLSVACILPGGWMPFIDYSILVGSEDFDRQRATLGLRVEF is encoded by the coding sequence ATGCCCGCCAAACCCAGCGTACTGGTCGCTGCCCTGACAGGTTGCGCCACTGTCCTGCCGCAAGCATTTGCCGCCAATGCCGAATTCCAGAACTTTTTCTTCGATGTCTGCCAGTCTCCAACCGGGCAGCTCGCCGCCCGATGCGGGGAAACCCCCGCTGGCCTGGGCAATCTCTCCGGTGACAGCGAGTCATCGCTGAACCCCAGCCAGAACATCGGCCATAGCCGACCCGCATTGAGCTCGGCGCAATCGCGCAGCAAGGCGGTGCGCGAGAAGGGCGAAAAGCTGCGTGACGGCGGCCCGCTGTCAAACGGCGATGACACGACCGCGGTCGCCGGACCGCTGTCGGTACTCGTCAACATCCACGCGAGCTGGTTCGAGCGCGACAGCAAGGACAATGCTTCGGAACGAAATTTCGATGGCGACAGCCGGGCGCTCGAAATCGGGCTCGATTATCGTCGTTCGGACCGCCTGGTCATGGGCGCGCTGGTCGGCTATGAAAAGAGCGACTACGCCTTTGCGGCCGAAGCACCCGGCGTCAATTTCGTGCCCGCTGCGAGTGCGGGCTCGGCCGACGGCAAGCAGCGCTACCTTACCGTTTTCGGAACCTGGCGCATCAGCGACCGCTTCTACATGGAACTGAGCGCCGGTTCCGAGCGTGGCGATTCGGACTTCGCCCGCAACCCGGTCTTTCAGGAATCGACCAGGTCCCTTCCCCAGTTCGATGTGCGGGTGGCGGGCAGCGCCAGTATCCGCACCAACTGGGCGAGCATCAACGCGGGATTCGATCAACAGCGCGGTGCTGTCAGTTTCGGTCCCTATGCTGGTGTGACGCTCTCACGTACACGTATTGGATCTTACGAGGAAACCGATTTGAACGGATCGGGCCTCAACATGGCGTTCGATGCCTCGTCACGAAACTCGCTGTTGGCACACGCGGGCATGCGTATCGGCTATTCTGCCAGCTCCCGGTTGGGCGTCGTATTGCCGCAGCTGCGCCTCGAGTATCAACAGGAACTCAAGGCTGATGCGGGGCGGGCAACAGCCCGCTTCGTCCAGGATGGCGCAGCAACGAACTATTCCTTCAACGGACAACAGGGCGATCGCAATGCCCTGAACGCCGGGCTTAGCGTGGCCTGCATACTGCCTGGTGGTTGGATGCCGTTCATTGACTATTCGATACTGGTCGGCAGTGAAGACTTCGACAGGCAGCGGGCCACGCTCGGCCTGCGGGTTGAGTTCTAA
- a CDS encoding DUF302 domain-containing protein has product MSYHFSKTVNLPFDQAIAKVTAELAARGFGVLTEIDVAATLRKKINVEFRPYRILGACNPRFAYQALSAEDKIGTMLPCNVIVQELGPGRVEVSAVDPIASMQAVRNPSLEPIATQVQGLLKECVEAV; this is encoded by the coding sequence ATGAGCTACCACTTCTCTAAAACGGTTAACCTGCCCTTCGATCAGGCGATCGCCAAAGTCACGGCGGAACTTGCCGCCCGCGGCTTCGGCGTGCTGACCGAAATCGACGTCGCCGCGACGCTGCGCAAGAAGATCAACGTCGAGTTTCGGCCCTATCGAATCCTGGGCGCCTGTAATCCGCGCTTTGCCTACCAGGCGCTGTCGGCGGAGGACAAGATCGGCACCATGCTGCCCTGCAATGTCATCGTCCAGGAGCTGGGGCCGGGCCGCGTCGAGGTATCCGCCGTCGACCCGATTGCATCCATGCAGGCAGTGCGTAACCCGTCGCTCGAACCCATTGCCACGCAAGTGCAGGGCCTGCTCAAGGAGTGCGTGGAAGCCGTGTAA
- a CDS encoding RNA polymerase sigma factor has translation MSNAQSSRPCITQLFNHHHRSLVRFLFRMTRCPQRAEDLAQVAWLKVLDAQSRAACDCADEAQMRAFLFTVARNAFLDEYTRKHASTRTSATDPAILDTMIDHAVHESGPESAAQQDQVRKVLSSAVERLPAEQRKVLALWCGGSSIRDMAAKCQAPTDTVLSRKKYAIARLRGLLDRQALAGC, from the coding sequence ATGTCGAATGCCCAATCCAGCCGCCCGTGCATAACGCAACTGTTCAATCACCACCACCGCAGCCTGGTTCGCTTTCTGTTCAGGATGACCCGCTGTCCACAGCGCGCCGAGGACCTGGCCCAAGTTGCGTGGCTGAAGGTACTGGACGCGCAGTCGCGCGCAGCCTGCGACTGTGCCGATGAGGCGCAAATGCGTGCCTTTCTCTTCACGGTGGCTCGAAATGCGTTCCTCGACGAGTACACGCGCAAGCATGCCAGCACCCGTACCAGTGCAACCGACCCAGCGATACTCGACACGATGATTGATCACGCGGTGCACGAGAGCGGTCCGGAATCCGCCGCCCAGCAGGACCAGGTTCGCAAGGTCCTCAGCAGTGCCGTCGAGCGTCTGCCGGCGGAGCAGCGCAAGGTTCTGGCATTGTGGTGCGGCGGCAGCAGCATCCGTGACATGGCTGCGAAATGCCAAGCACCGACCGACACGGTATTGAGCCGCAAGAAATATGCAATCGCAAGGTTGCGCGGACTTCTCGACAGGCAGGCACTGGCCGGCTGCTAG
- a CDS encoding glycine zipper 2TM domain-containing protein, producing MNRSMLVGAVIGAAAVTAGGAIAGYSAWERSHNAEVLSAEPLTKLVKTPRQECRDVTVTHQQEPRDKKRVTGTVVGAVVGGVLGNQVGGGTGKTIATVAGAAAGGYAGNRVQQRVQEGNTYETTEQQCKTVYESHREPDGFKVTYQLDGATGTVRMARDPGKFIPVKDGKLVLDEA from the coding sequence ATGAACAGATCGATGTTGGTCGGTGCAGTCATCGGAGCCGCTGCTGTTACTGCCGGCGGCGCCATTGCCGGTTATAGCGCGTGGGAACGCAGCCACAATGCCGAGGTCCTGAGTGCCGAGCCGCTCACCAAGCTCGTCAAGACGCCCCGGCAGGAATGCCGCGACGTGACCGTCACCCATCAACAGGAGCCTCGCGACAAGAAGCGCGTGACAGGCACCGTGGTCGGTGCTGTCGTCGGAGGTGTGCTGGGGAATCAGGTCGGTGGCGGTACCGGCAAGACCATTGCCACGGTCGCGGGGGCGGCTGCGGGCGGCTACGCGGGCAATCGCGTGCAGCAGCGTGTGCAGGAAGGCAACACCTACGAGACAACGGAACAGCAATGCAAGACGGTTTACGAATCGCACCGCGAGCCCGATGGCTTCAAGGTGACCTATCAGCTCGATGGTGCGACCGGAACGGTACGCATGGCTCGTGACCCAGGCAAGTTCATCCCGGTCAAGGACGGAAAGCTCGTACTCGACGAGGCCTGA
- a CDS encoding caspase family protein: MSIARTGDWRRGFIGACAVAMAATSLGGARAVAAEPDSTTQWLVVDCLLPGQVRTLGQRSVYMTARRPARLPARECQIRGGEFVSYDRADLASALAAWLPAAERGDKSAQVIVGEIYERGMGVGPDYAAAMGWYRRAADQGDARAEVNIGQLFERGLGVAPDAATALEWYRRAAGKGIGVAIDRLQTAAAESSMTTALEALQSKAAALQHNYDEQRRVADELQSQLEIARREGAAQAQRVTELEAGTTDSDAALANEKARFVQLTAQLTAREQELTVQRDRASGLDSELQRVRAELESLRLPIRQGLLAGPEVTLIEPLLSKTRDIVPVAATATGTHIVGRVTAPAGLTMLSVNDQVVNTNEFGVFRMDLKASDAEIPVLITAIDAQGKRSDLHFAFRGASVHPAVDNRPSRTRLPGELPRSAFGRFHALIIGNNNYRFLPKLSSPIDDAKDLADVLQRRYGFATTVLIDADRYQVLSALNNLRESLTSEDNLLIYFAGHGELDEVNQRGHWLPVDAERNSTANWIPTTAVTDLINIMRAKQVMLVVDSCYAGALTRSAMAHLDTGMSDIERMHWLRTMAQKRSRTVLTSGGVAPVLDAGGGRHSVFAKALLQVLDANDGILEGQRLHREVAARVAYAAANMRFDQVPEYAPIRFAGHEAGEFFLVADGREKAR, from the coding sequence GTGTCTATTGCGCGAACAGGGGATTGGCGACGCGGTTTCATCGGCGCTTGCGCCGTGGCGATGGCGGCCACTTCGCTCGGGGGCGCTCGAGCGGTGGCAGCCGAACCCGATAGCACAACGCAATGGTTGGTGGTCGACTGCCTGTTGCCGGGGCAGGTGCGCACCCTGGGTCAGCGCAGCGTCTATATGACCGCGCGTCGCCCGGCACGATTGCCTGCCCGCGAGTGCCAGATCCGGGGCGGCGAGTTCGTGTCCTACGATCGGGCGGACCTCGCCAGTGCGCTTGCGGCCTGGCTACCGGCGGCTGAGCGGGGCGACAAGTCAGCGCAGGTAATCGTCGGTGAAATCTACGAGCGCGGCATGGGCGTTGGCCCCGACTATGCTGCTGCGATGGGCTGGTACCGTCGTGCCGCTGATCAGGGCGATGCGCGCGCAGAGGTCAACATCGGTCAGCTCTTCGAGCGGGGATTGGGCGTTGCACCCGATGCTGCGACTGCCCTGGAGTGGTACCGTCGAGCGGCCGGCAAGGGCATTGGCGTTGCCATCGACAGGCTGCAAACCGCCGCCGCAGAATCCTCGATGACCACCGCGCTCGAAGCGCTGCAAAGCAAAGCCGCAGCGCTGCAGCACAACTATGATGAACAACGCCGCGTGGCTGATGAGCTACAGTCGCAACTCGAGATCGCACGACGCGAAGGTGCCGCCCAGGCGCAACGAGTCACCGAGCTGGAAGCGGGCACGACTGACTCGGATGCGGCTCTGGCGAACGAGAAGGCTCGGTTCGTGCAGCTGACCGCGCAGTTGACTGCTCGCGAACAGGAATTGACTGTCCAGCGTGACCGCGCCTCGGGGCTTGACAGTGAGCTTCAGCGAGTTCGTGCGGAACTCGAGAGCCTGCGCCTGCCGATCAGGCAGGGATTGCTCGCAGGTCCGGAAGTCACGCTGATCGAACCATTGCTCAGCAAGACCCGTGACATCGTACCGGTCGCTGCGACCGCAACCGGGACCCATATTGTCGGCCGCGTGACTGCACCTGCCGGATTGACCATGTTGAGTGTCAATGACCAGGTTGTGAATACCAATGAGTTCGGCGTATTCAGGATGGATCTGAAGGCCAGCGACGCCGAAATCCCCGTGCTGATCACCGCCATCGATGCGCAGGGCAAACGCTCCGATCTGCATTTCGCGTTTCGTGGCGCGAGCGTGCATCCTGCCGTGGATAACCGGCCGAGCCGCACCCGGCTACCTGGCGAACTGCCACGCAGCGCCTTCGGCCGTTTCCACGCGCTGATCATCGGTAACAACAATTACCGCTTCCTCCCGAAATTGTCATCACCCATCGATGATGCGAAGGATCTCGCGGATGTTTTGCAGCGCCGCTATGGATTTGCAACGACTGTGCTCATCGATGCGGATCGGTATCAGGTCCTTTCGGCGCTTAACAACCTGCGCGAGTCACTCACCAGCGAAGACAACCTGCTGATCTACTTCGCCGGGCATGGTGAGCTCGATGAGGTCAATCAGCGCGGCCACTGGTTACCTGTGGACGCCGAACGAAACAGCACGGCCAACTGGATTCCAACGACTGCCGTCACCGACCTCATCAATATCATGCGCGCCAAACAGGTCATGCTGGTCGTCGATTCATGCTATGCGGGCGCGCTGACGAGATCCGCCATGGCTCACCTCGACACCGGCATGAGTGATATCGAACGCATGCACTGGTTGCGCACCATGGCACAGAAACGGTCAAGGACGGTACTCACCTCGGGTGGCGTTGCGCCCGTGCTCGACGCGGGCGGCGGGCGACACTCGGTATTCGCCAAGGCGCTACTTCAGGTCCTGGATGCCAACGATGGCATCCTCGAAGGCCAGCGATTGCATCGCGAGGTTGCCGCCCGTGTTGCCTATGCCGCGGCGAACATGCGATTTGATCAGGTGCCGGAGTACGCTCCGATCCGATTCGCCGGTCACGAGGCGGGTGAATTCTTCCTGGTCGCCGATGGGCGCGAAAAAGCTCGTTAG